Genomic window (Nymphalis io chromosome 28, ilAglIoxx1.1, whole genome shotgun sequence):
ACACAATGTAAGCCCATGGAAAATTAGCGGTGCTTGCTCAGATGTAAATTTCAGATTAGTTTCTTGTGTTCTAATACTTGAGTCTATACTGAGTAATGATAGGGTATATTTGAAAGTAAACCATAAATTACGCAAGGTTATACTAGGGTATAGCGATTAATAGTTTCGCTTTAGCTTTTGCATTGGAGGTTGACCATAATTAAAGCGCTTTACAAGTGGGGCTCAAATGAAAGTGGATTAACGCTTAATAATACGCTTATTACCagttacttggtgatagggctccGTGCCTATCTGGGTACTCATAACTAAATCTACCGCaatatagtacagtacagtaacagcctgttaatagcAACAGaaagcacagcagtgggactgctgggctaaggcctcctctccctttttgagcagaaggtttagagcttgttccaccacgccgctccaatgcgggttggtggaatacacatgtggcagaatttcagtgaaattagacacatgcaggtgtcacgatgtcacgatgttttccttcaccgtaaagcacgagatgaattataaacacaaattaagcacatgaaaattcaatggtgcttgtctTTTGggttgaagtgtgagtgagccaatattagttcccaaggctggtggcgcattgataatgtagtggttaatatttcttacaatgccaatgtctatgggcggtgatgaccacttaccgtcgGCTGTGCCATGTGCCAATCtatctatattaaatttgaaaaaaaattaattataaatatttttgttttccccTTTGTATCAAATATCCCTcctatattaatatgtttaaaaattataacttcatttactaattatatatttaattaaaaaaaactcacccGAACTGGGTCGATCGCTGTACCTTGTGCAGTATACCCACGCAGGCCACACCATCGGACCGTCGCTAGCAGTACCTAAGCACAaccatattttaaagtttatatatataattgaaccACCTACTaagttgtatgtatttttatgatatatattacaaatgtaatttttgaagggccggttgacgtggttgggtgatacttgcctttcacgccgaaggttgtggtttcgattcctacccaggacatttgtgtgcatgtacatgtctgtttgtaattgtctgagtctgggtgtaattatctatatatgtatgtatttacaaaaaaaaatatatgtagtatatcagttgtctggtttccatagtacaagctctgcttagtttgcgatcggatggccgtgtgtgaataatgtccaaggatattgttattattaatttaggcAAATTAAATGATGACTTTTAAGAGGTAAATTAGTAAGAACAAATACAGAACCCACCGCAAAACACGATCTTGAAATTACTGAAAGTGATAtgcaatattgattttaattattataacatttaaaggatacacgtatcaaaatagcgtatcaccgtcagtgttttatatttcacaatCGAGGTACGTAGTGAGCTCTTACAGAATTGCACGCACAAACCCAAATGGTCTTAAGCGTCTTGTAACCAACTAGTAATTACTATAAGAATCAAAAAAGAGCTGACTATGTATTATTAAGCAATACTTCAAAACGGTCTCTACatgaatcattataaaattttctataaatatctgTAAATTAAAATCTGTATTTACCTGGAGTTGATGAAGCATTGCTCCCACTGTCATCACCTTTAGATAGATCAATGGCACCTTTATCACCTGGCTTAACTTCTGGTACCCTCGCTTCCACGTCCTTAGCTGGAGAGGTTTCTTTCACTGGGGTAGCTTTCACTTCGAACTGTCTCGATTTGACAGTTTTTCTCTTTGTCAATGGATCAGTGATCCGTCTTCCAAAATCAGCTTTCAATATGTTATCTATGCTAAACTTCAAGCAGTTCTGATTGATAAAATCCCTCTCGGAGACATTATCTGGTGATTTGGGGGACAAGTTATGGTTCTGACGTCGATTCTCATCAACTCTGTTCAGGGACTCTTGACTCTTCCTCACGAAATTCATATTGAACTgctgatttaaattcaaactatTTTGCGGCATCGCCATCCTTGGCATACCAGATTTTAGATCGACCTGGTTCATTAAAGGGTTCTGGAACAGCAACGGTTGGTTCAGAAACATTAATGGGTTTGGTGTTATTGGATTTGGTCGCAGAAGGATTGGCTGGTTGATGTTCAAGTTCTGGCTCAACTGTGATATCGCGTTTAAGTGTGTCTGTATGTGTTTGAAGGAGGTCAGTCCTTGTGTATCTTGAGATTTCTCGCTGTGATAACTTGACACAGGAGCCTCGTTACCAACTGACAACACCGTGTCGTCGCTGCAGCATGAATTATCATCGACACTAATATCCGCCCTGTCATTATTCTCATCGTCTATCCTGGGACTGACGCTTTCTGAATTCCTCGAAGTTTCTTCGAAATTTGGAGTGTTCTGCAGTAATTTTTCCGTTGAGAAAACATTTTCGGGACTATTCGTTTCTCTTTCTTTCTTTAAGACGTTATGAATGGAGAAAGAGGATGTATGTATAGGTCTTTCTTCTTGTTTTTCCTCGTCGTGATAGTCAGGGCTGATGGTGTCTCTTGTATTGGGTGAGTATGGGTCCTGGTCATCGTCGCTGTGGTCTTGGATTTTGATTTGATCTTGCAAATGAGCGGAAGAAACCGCCGCCATCTTCGATGATTTTGTTACGCCATCTATTGGAAGAAAATGAcaaattagttatataaatattttattaatttgttttatcacACACACATCAAAAATATCTCTAacatctttttgtttttttttttttttaatatcaacaacGTTATTTTACTGATAAGCTTAAATAGATCGTACTATTGTCTTCAAGTTGGAAGAGTAAGCCAGTGTTATAACAATGTGCAAGCCAAGGTTCAGAAGCCAAGGTGCATGTTTATGTTATAAGGTCACACGAGGATCTGGATCTAATTGGAGCGAATTGGAACAGTCAAGCTCTGTGAGTAACGGAGCAAGATCTACAAGACAATCTTCAAATAGAATAGAgcgattattataaattcattataatatatttctgttatttttttttagttctggCGATTAACGTACAGCCCATATGTcgttagaaaaaatattataagccaGTTAAGCTTAAGTATACACCtatatatttgattacatttaaaacaaaatcctcTGATACAGTCACTGCTGTTTTATTATTGACAGCTTGCAtgtggtttttttaaatagttgaacgcaaataaaacaattatgaattaAGCTAAACAAGTTAAGAACGCTTACTCTGTGGTGatactacaaatatatataagactagCTGTCATACGCGGCTTCGGTTGCGTTTTA
Coding sequences:
- the LOC126779012 gene encoding homeobox protein invected-like; protein product: MAAVSSAHLQDQIKIQDHSDDDQDPYSPNTRDTISPDYHDEEKQEERPIHTSSFSIHNVLKKERETNSPENVFSTEKLLQNTPNFEETSRNSESVSPRIDDENNDRADISVDDNSCCSDDTVLSVGNEAPVSSYHSEKSQDTQGLTSFKHIQTHLNAISQLSQNLNINQPILLRPNPITPNPLMFLNQPLLFQNPLMNQVDLKSGMPRMAMPQNSLNLNQQFNMNFVRKSQESLNRVDENRRQNHNLSPKSPDNVSERDFINQNCLKFSIDNILKADFGRRITDPLTKRKTVKSRQFEVKATPVKETSPAKDVEARVPEVKPGDKGAIDLSKGDDSGSNASSTPGTASDGPMVWPAWVYCTRYSDRPSSGRSKYGTRSGTQRETQ